TTGTTTATGAGATAACACGCTCCATACCAGTGCTTCTGGAGCCTTTTACGAGGATGTAGGTATTGGTGAAATGCTGTTGTGCCAGCCAGTCCCTGGCCTCCAATGCATCATTTAAATAGATATATGGATGGTTTACTTTTTTGAAATCGCCACCTACTAAAACAACTGCGTCCCAGTGCTGGCGTTCCAGGAGTTCTACCAATGCTTTGTGTTCTTTAACGCTATCTTCTCCCAGCTCCATCATGGCGCCCAGCATCAGTACCTTTTTAGGGGCATCCAATCCGGCAAAGTTTTCCAGCGCTGCTTTCATACTCGATGGGTTCGCATTGTAAGCGTCCATAATGATGGTATTGCTATCCTGCTTCATTACCTGTGAGCGGTTGTTGGAAGGAACATACGCAGCAATGGCCGGTGCAATTTTCTGTTGTGGTACCTTAAAATGACTGGCAACGGCTACCGCAGCCATAACATTCGGGAAATTATAAGCGCCTACCAGTTGGGTCTGTATGAGTCCAACCTGGCTGTCGCCGGTAACTTGTACTTCCAGGAATGCTTTTTCAGCAAGGGGATTGCCGGTATAATCTGCTGCTTTGCGGCCATAGGTCACAATATGTGGGATACCTTTGCTCATCTCTTCCAGGTAATCATACTCATTGCATACGAACACGGTGCCATTATGTGCACGCAGGTAATCGTATAGCTCTCCTTTGGCTTTCTTTACGCCTTCCACACCGCCGAATCCTTCCAGGTGGGCCTTACCGATATTGGTAATGATACCATGCGTAGGCAGCGCTATTTTGCAATAGGCTTCAATTTCGTGCTGATGGTTGGCACCCATTTCAATAACGGCAATTTCTACATCAGACTTAATACTGAGGATCGTCAGCGGAACACCGATGTGATTATTCAGGTTGCCAACGGTGGCGTAGGTTTTATAGTTGGAAGATAAAGCGGCATTAACCAGTTCCTTAGTAGTAGTTTTACCATTGGTGCCTGTTATGGCGAGGAAAGGAATGCCCAGCTGCTGACGATGCTTCAGCGCCAGTTGCTGTAAGGCTTCCAGTGCATCATCCACCAGCATCATCTTATCGGTATTGGTAAAATATTTTTCTTCATCTACCACAGCAAAGGCTGCTCCTGCTTCAAGAGCTTTGGCTGCAAATTCATTCCCGTTGAAGTTGGCGCCTTTCAGCGAGAAATAGATATCGCCGGCTTTCAGTTTACGGGTGTCTGTTTGGATAGACGGGTATTGGAGGTAGATGTTATAGAGTTGATCAATATTCACAGTCAATGGTGTTTGTTACAAAGATAATTTTTTCTGCCAGAGACACAAGTTATACAGCTGATCCATAATCGTTATCAGACTGCTATGCTAAATCTTTAGGTCGCTATGAGAACTAAAAGCTGCTACCTTTGCAATATAAAATCAACTGTCATGAAACGCTTCCTGATGCTGGCCCTATGTATGGCATTAAGTATTATCGGATATTCTCAGGATATTGTTACTGCCAAAGGAGCCACGATCTCCTTTTACTCATCCGCACCCTTGGAGGATATTGAAGCCAAAAGTACCCAGGCTGTATCTGCTATAAACATCAAAACAAGAGCGATTAACTTCCAGGTACCTATTACTTCCTTTGAGTTTGAAGAAAGCCTGATGCAGGAGCACTTTAATTCGGAATATATGGAAAGTGGAAAATACCCTAATTCGGTGTTTAACGGGAAAATCACGGATAACGTCGACCTGAGTAAGGATGGTACCTATAATGTAACTGTAACCGGTACGCTTAATCTGCATGGGGTTAGTAAAGCCTATACCGTAAAAGCTACGATCGTAGCCCAGGGCGGTGCGCTCAAAGCTAACGCCAAATTCAATGTGCGACTGGCAGACCATAATATTAAGATCCCAACCATCATTGTAAAGAACATTGCGGAAGTAGTAGCTGTTACTGTCAATGGTACTTACATGGCAATGGGTAAATAGCTTTTCCCCAATTTCAATAATTCTGCTAGATTTACGTTAAGGAGATAGATACTGTGGAAAAAATAAAGGCAACGATCCGGGTAGACTCCCGGCTGGCCGCAGTGGCTGCAAAAAGGATGAAGTCTGAGCGCCTTGCAATGGTAGTAGGAACAACTATTCATTTACATGGTACCACCAGGGAAGAATTCCTGTCAGATATCCATTGGGTACGACATGAAGCCTGCCACCTGCATCAATACCGTGAATTCGGCACTTTTCGCTTCCTGTATTTTTATATTGTAGAATGGATCCGGAAAGGGTACTATAATAATCACTTTGAAGTGGCCGCCAGGGCTGCAGAACGGGATCCCGGTGTACTGCGGGACGTGGAAATTCTCTAAAAAATCGTTAAAGCAGGAAATTGGCCCGTATTTTTCCTTATTTTTACGTTAAAGGTTGTTATATGGTAAAGAAGGTAACAGAAGGAATCACAATCAGCGTGGAAACATTCTACCAACCGGATTATTCAAATCCTATTGGCAGCGAATTTATGTTCGCCTACCGTATTACTATTGAAAACAACAATACTTTCCCTATCAAGCTGCTCCGTCGCCACTGGTACATCATCGATTCCAATGGTAACCACCGCGAAGTGGAAGGTGAAGGCGTAGTAGGGGTACAACCATTACTGGCTCCCGGCGAAACTTATCAGTACGTCTCGGGATCGAACCTCCGCACCGAAATCGGCAAAATGTACGGCACCTACCAGATGGAAAACCAGCTGGATAAAAAGCTGTTCGACGTGAAGATTCCGGAATTCCAGATGATTGTACCATTTAAGCTGAACTAGTCTTATTTAACTTTATAAAAAAAGACAGGTCCGGCCATATGGTCGGACCTGTCCTTTTATTGACATATCATCTATTTCGGTCTGTATTTCGCCTCGTTAAAGATCTGCATCTGATCTTTGATTTCCATCAGTTGCTGCAAACTCAGCTCTGGGTGCTTATCCATGTATTTCTTCACAATCTGCCAGCCTACAAAATTACCAATCTTACCCGGTGAGCCTTCAGGCATACCCTGTGTAGCAGGGCCATCACCCATAAAATGGCTGATTTCCTGCCAGTCGGTATTATAAAGGAGGTTATTTTGTATGAAGAACTGCCAGATCATCTGCTCATTATCATAACACCAGCTTAGCTGTGCTTTCGTATATCCCAGCTTGATAGTATCCGCAGTGTTAGGTAATACTTTATCGAGGAAATACTGCTGACGGCCGGCATCGATCATCTGGGAAAGCAGGTGACCACCGTCGCGGCCAGCCGGGTACATTTGCTGCTCCAGCACCTGCATGCAGTTGGCGGTGATATATTCCGGTGAAAAACGACGGATCATATAATCAGGTAAGTCCTCGATCATATGATATGGCGGGAAATCTTCCCCCATATACATATCAAGGCCAATACCCAGGATGGTATCCATCGTTACCGCGCCATAATTGGCGATGCCGGATATGAAAGTAACCACCTGCGGTGTTCTGAATTTAGGAAAATAGTATTTGGTATATTGAAAGGCCTGTGTCAGCTCTTTTTTTACCGGCTCCAGATTGCCAAACTTCTGTTTTACAGCCACTTGCAGCTGACGGAAGTCCTTGTTGGTCAGAAACAGGTGCAATTGTTGCAGGATCTGCTGACTACTGTCCGAATAGGCGCCGAGGTTCATAATGTCGGTCATATATACCGGCAGAAACATCGGGTAGGCAGCGTG
This window of the Chitinophaga sp. Cy-1792 genome carries:
- the murF gene encoding UDP-N-acetylmuramoyl-tripeptide--D-alanyl-D-alanine ligase; amino-acid sequence: MNIDQLYNIYLQYPSIQTDTRKLKAGDIYFSLKGANFNGNEFAAKALEAGAAFAVVDEEKYFTNTDKMMLVDDALEALQQLALKHRQQLGIPFLAITGTNGKTTTKELVNAALSSNYKTYATVGNLNNHIGVPLTILSIKSDVEIAVIEMGANHQHEIEAYCKIALPTHGIITNIGKAHLEGFGGVEGVKKAKGELYDYLRAHNGTVFVCNEYDYLEEMSKGIPHIVTYGRKAADYTGNPLAEKAFLEVQVTGDSQVGLIQTQLVGAYNFPNVMAAVAVASHFKVPQQKIAPAIAAYVPSNNRSQVMKQDSNTIIMDAYNANPSSMKAALENFAGLDAPKKVLMLGAMMELGEDSVKEHKALVELLERQHWDAVVLVGGDFKKVNHPYIYLNDALEARDWLAQQHFTNTYILVKGSRSTGMERVIS
- a CDS encoding YceI family protein, producing the protein MKRFLMLALCMALSIIGYSQDIVTAKGATISFYSSAPLEDIEAKSTQAVSAINIKTRAINFQVPITSFEFEESLMQEHFNSEYMESGKYPNSVFNGKITDNVDLSKDGTYNVTVTGTLNLHGVSKAYTVKATIVAQGGALKANAKFNVRLADHNIKIPTIIVKNIAEVVAVTVNGTYMAMGK
- a CDS encoding DUF4157 domain-containing protein, which codes for MEKIKATIRVDSRLAAVAAKRMKSERLAMVVGTTIHLHGTTREEFLSDIHWVRHEACHLHQYREFGTFRFLYFYIVEWIRKGYYNNHFEVAARAAERDPGVLRDVEIL
- the apaG gene encoding Co2+/Mg2+ efflux protein ApaG, with product MVKKVTEGITISVETFYQPDYSNPIGSEFMFAYRITIENNNTFPIKLLRRHWYIIDSNGNHREVEGEGVVGVQPLLAPGETYQYVSGSNLRTEIGKMYGTYQMENQLDKKLFDVKIPEFQMIVPFKLN